The Larimichthys crocea isolate SSNF chromosome X, L_crocea_2.0, whole genome shotgun sequence genome segment TTCCCTCTGAGATTACTGAAGGACTTTGacctgtgttttcctgtcaaAGCTTTATAGACACAGTAAAACTCTGCCAGGACTGATATAAGAAgttggaggaaggagaagaacgAAACTTGTCTTGTCTCTCTTGTATGAGATATGTGATCTAGAATGTAACCTTAATTTTAAAGCATTTGTTACATacatttaagacatttttatttgatttttgtcaAGACAAACCTGCTGGGATGTCGTTCTTTGGAGTAACTTGAGTAAGTAATTTTTCTGAATCTCTTAACTTAACTGTGTCCTAATTTACAAACaccattatgttttttatgcacttttttttttgttgcatatttATGCATGTTAGTCTGTGAACCGATCAGTGTTTGTCGATGTTAAATCATGTAATAGCTACAAATAATCCTGGTTGCTGGCTGGCTGTTACAGTAGATCGAATTAGGGATCCGAGCTTAGTGGAAAGCAGTTTATTTTCCATGGTGAGCTCATGTTACACTGCTATGCAccaactaaaacaaaaaaacacgccTTTAATACCTCAACAGAAAAGTAATAATGACTTTTAAACTGATAACAAAGAAACAACGTTTCACACCATGTTAATAGCTGACTGTCTAACACACTTTTACCCATTTATTATTGTACATAAATAATATAGAACTTACCTTTAAGTAGCTTTAAAGTTATCAAGTAGCTCTATGATGTTTACAGTGAATGACATATTCAAACCTAACACTTTCCATCATCTGGAAATATTCTCTAATGTCTTCTGCATCATTTTACACCCAAAGTTAAGCCgaaatatttagaatatttagtATCTTGAATAAGATGTCTAACACGAGCAAGAATGTTTTTGGTTTGCTGCAATAATGTGAAACACGTCATATAAATTTATCATAAACTCTTTGCTGATAATGAGATGGTTCTGATGCAGACATTGGACttctatttattaattattaattggCATGAACTACATTCAAATAGCCAGTCGTCTAGCTGATggacttgtttgtttatgtaggcGATTATAGAGGCATAAGTCTGTTTCATAATCAAACTTCTAGTAGTAttatgtttcacatttttaatgccAATGATTTCCGTTTTTCATTACTAATATTTGACCTGGATCAAACTGGGATGAGGTTACGCGTTTTTTAaaccacagagaaaacaaatgagtaAAAAAGGAAACCGAAAGTAGATGACTGATAACACACCCCTCCTTCCACCATGCCTTCCACAGTATTCCCCCGTTTTCCCGTAAACCATAATAGTCTTATCAAAACACGTCATTGTTATCATAACTCCATCCTGGATAATGACAGGACTCACGAACAGTGAATAAGCCAATGATTAACTTTTATACAAAAGCTTTACCgtaatatgttttattacacaatgactctaaTTTTAAATGCTCACAGGTCAGAAGATGATGACTCTTTTACAGTATATGATAAGTggtgagtgatgatgatgacttttGTTGgtcattttacacatttaactCCTCCTCTGTACTTTACAGTGgaaaccacacatgtagataccgCCCGTTCATCTTCTCTGCGCTTCAGACAAGGCGGTTGcaactaaaaatataaagtttggTTGATTTTTGTTGGTATTTTCCCCAAAAGGTGCAAACTGGAGTTCCTGTTGTGAAGAACCTGGAATAAGAAATGATTGTGGACATTTGAGACCAGCACACTTAAATCCACCTAGTGATTTACCAACACCCATAGAGCTCACACCACACAGGTAAATACTGGTGACATATCAGGGGGAATTTGTTTGAATGCAAGAAGTAATTAGTGACCTTGCATGAACAACAGTGGTACACTGGTCTGGTCTTACAGGGAGCAGAGATGGTGAGGGTTGAAGAGCTGCTTGCTGACACTCTGGAAAATTTGGGACGTGAAGAGCTAAAAAAATTCAAGTGGAAACTGCAGGTCGGAGATGGCTTTACCCCAATCAGAAAGTACCGGCTAGATGGGGCGGACTATCTGGAGACAGTAAATGTAATGGTGCAGACACACAACCAGCAGGCTGTGGAGGTGGCCCAGAAGATTTTAAGCAAGATGGGGAGGTTAGATCTGGTGGAGAAATTGTCAAAAAGATGCTCAGAACCACAAGGTAAGCCATGAACTGTGAAAGGCAGCATGGTGCCcttcgtttttttgttttggaagtCTCATGTATGTGGTTACAAACCAGCGAATGTCCTATGAGGAGCAGCTGGCAGCTACAAGCTATAAATGTGGTTGACTGTTTCCTTGAAAACAACAATGGTGACTATCAAAGGTCTTCATTGAAAGAAGAGCCAAAATGGCACTGACTGCTTGCATTGATGCAAAACATGTATTTGTTCTTCTCCTTACTGTTTGACTATGTTATGTAGTTTGTTGATCTGATAGATGATGACAGAAAGTTGGGTCATCCAACAATGACTTCCTAGATGGTCGTCTGTAGTCGTCAGATTAACAAACATTGGGTTGGGGTTCAAATTTTTAGTAAACTGCTTTAGTACACTGACTTTGCTATGGATGCCATTTTCGTCCTCACAGGTGACGAGACTCCAGCGCCAGAGCCTCCAGAACAGATCATACTGTACCAACGCAATCTCCAGTCGAACCTCCAGAACAGGTTTAGATGTGCTCAAGAGGGCATGACGGAGAGGAAGGATGAGCAGTGCCTGAGTGACATCTTCACGGAGCTGTTCATCACAGCCGGGGGGGAAACACACATCTATGAGCAACATGAGGTCGTGCAGATTGGGATGATAAAGGGAAGGGTAGCAGAGACGGAGAGGCCAATTCAACCGAGTGACATATTCAAAAGCCCTACTGGAAAACAGAAAGCCGTAAGAATAGTGCTGACGACTGGAGTTGCAGGAATTGGCAAAACAATCCTTGTAAATAAGTTTGTGCTGGACTGGGCTGAGCAGAGAACGAATCAAGATGTGCACCTGATATTCCCCTTCACTTTCCGTGAACTGAATTTGCTAAAGGCAGAAAAGTTTCGTTTGACAGAGCTGATCCACACATGTATCTGGGAAACCAAAGACATGCCGGATAAGGAGCTTCAAGACATTTTCATCAAACTTCAGGCATCAGGAAACCGTGATTTTGACAAGAGTGAATTTaaacttctgtttgtgttggacGGACTGGATGAAAGTCGTCTTCAGCTGCACTTAACTCCGAGTGAAAAGCCGCCAGCTGCCTTCGACGTGACAAAGTCAACCACGGTGGATGTGCTGCTGACTGCCCTCATCAACGGGACGCTGCTTCCCTCTGCTCGCGTCTGGATAACCACGCGGCCTGCAGCAGCCAACCAGATCCCGCGAGACTTTGTCAACAGCATAACAGAAGTGAGAGGGTTCACTGATTCGCAGAGGGTGGAGTACTTCCGGAAGAGATTCCCGGATGACAATGAAGCCAGCAGAATTATCCCCCACATCAAGGCATCGCGAAGCCTCTTCATCATGTGCCACATCCCAGttttctgctggatcactgctacagttctggagAACGTTTTAAAGAACAGAAGACAGGCAGAGCTGCCCAAAACCCTGACGGAGATGTACACCGAATTCCTGCTGTTTCACATCGCCcagacagaagagaaatgtgGCATAAAAAAGAGCATTGAATACATCCAGTCGTTAGCTAAACTAGCTTTTCACCAGCTGATGAAAGACAACCAGATCTTCTATAAGAGAGACCTGAAAGACAGTGGCATTAACCTCCGCGAAGCCTCACTGTACTGTGGAGTTTTCACGCAGGTCTTTAACGAGGTGCCGAGGTGGAAGAGGGACAACGATAAGGCCGAGATGTTCAGCTTTGTCCACCTGAGCCTTCAGGAGTATCTGGCTGCCCTTCACGTGGTTATGACGCTCATTAACGACAACAAGAACATCCTGTCTGAGCCAAAGGTAACACTGGAATGTCTGTTGACGCTTTGCAAGAGAAAGTCTTTAAACGAAGTCCACGAGATTGCACTTGAGAAGGCCTTACAGAGTCCAAAAGGGCACCTGGACTTGTTCCTACGCTTCCTCTTGGGCCTTTCCCTGCAGACCAATCAGGATCTCCTTCGGCGTCTGTTGAAGGTGACAAAGGAGTTCTCTGAGGACAACCACACGATAATCAGGTCCATCAAGAAAAAGATCAAGGAGAACACTGACTCTCCAGAGAGGAGCCTCAATCTGTTCTACTGTCTGAATGAGCTGAAGGATGATTCTCTCGTGGAAGAGATCCAACAGTACGTGAATTCAGGGAGTCTTTCCCCAGACAAGCTCTCTCCTGCACATTGgtcagctctggtcttcatcTTGCTGTCATCAGAAGAAACGCTGGAGGTGTTTGACCTAAAGAAATACTCTGCATCCGAGGAGGGTCTACTGAGGCTGCTGCCGGTGGTCAAGGCCTCCAACAAAGTGCTGTATGTGCACAGAAAACTGTCTTAACTGTATCAAATACAGATACGTTTACTCGTTTATATTCTGTTTCTATCATTTCTCAGGCTGAGTAACTGTAATCTGTCGGAGGACATCTGTGAAGCTCTGGCCTCCGTTCTCAAATCTCAATCTTCACAAGTGaa includes the following:
- the LOC104931507 gene encoding NLR family CARD domain-containing protein 3 isoform X2; amino-acid sequence: MVRVEELLADTLENLGREELKKFKWKLQVGDGFTPIRKYRLDGADYLETVNVMVQTHNQQAVEVAQKILSKMGRLDLVEKLSKRCSEPQGDETPAPEPPEQIILYQRNLQSNLQNRFRCAQEGMTERKDEQCLSDIFTELFITAGGETHIYEQHEVVQIGMIKGRVAETERPIQPSDIFKSPTGKQKAVRIVLTTGVAGIGKTILVNKFVLDWAEQRTNQDVHLIFPFTFRELNLLKAEKFRLTELIHTCIWETKDMPDKELQDIFIKLQASGNRDFDKSEFKLLFVLDGLDESRLQLHLTPSEKPPAAFDVTKSTTVDVLLTALINGTLLPSARVWITTRPAAANQIPRDFVNSITEVRGFTDSQRVEYFRKRFPDDNEASRIIPHIKASRSLFIMCHIPVFCWITATVLENVLKNRRQAELPKTLTEMYTEFLLFHIAQTEEKCGIKKSIEYIQSLAKLAFHQLMKDNQIFYKRDLKDSGINLREASLYCGVFTQVFNEVPRWKRDNDKAEMFSFVHLSLQEYLAALHVVMTLINDNKNILSEPKVTLECLLTLCKRKSLNEVHEIALEKALQSPKGHLDLFLRFLLGLSLQTNQDLLRRLLKVTKEFSEDNHTIIRSIKKKIKENTDSPERSLNLFYCLNELKDDSLVEEIQQYVNSGSLSPDKLSPAHWSALVFILLSSEETLEVFDLKKYSASEEGLLRLLPVVKASNKVLLSNCNLSEDICEALASVLKSQSSQVKELDLSDNDLYDSGVKLLSAGLEDPHCTLQSLRLSGCMVTKEGCTSLASALESNPSHLRELDLSYNHPGDSGVKLLTAGRNNPQWELKNLKCL
- the LOC104931507 gene encoding NACHT, LRR and PYD domains-containing protein 3 isoform X1, whose amino-acid sequence is MVRVEELLADTLENLGREELKKFKWKLQVGDGFTPIRKYRLDGADYLETVNVMVQTHNQQAVEVAQKILSKMGRLDLVEKLSKRCSEPQGDETPAPEPPEQIILYQRNLQSNLQNRFRCAQEGMTERKDEQCLSDIFTELFITAGGETHIYEQHEVVQIGMIKGRVAETERPIQPSDIFKSPTGKQKAVRIVLTTGVAGIGKTILVNKFVLDWAEQRTNQDVHLIFPFTFRELNLLKAEKFRLTELIHTCIWETKDMPDKELQDIFIKLQASGNRDFDKSEFKLLFVLDGLDESRLQLHLTPSEKPPAAFDVTKSTTVDVLLTALINGTLLPSARVWITTRPAAANQIPRDFVNSITEVRGFTDSQRVEYFRKRFPDDNEASRIIPHIKASRSLFIMCHIPVFCWITATVLENVLKNRRQAELPKTLTEMYTEFLLFHIAQTEEKCGIKKSIEYIQSLAKLAFHQLMKDNQIFYKRDLKDSGINLREASLYCGVFTQVFNEVPRWKRDNDKAEMFSFVHLSLQEYLAALHVVMTLINDNKNILSEPKVTLECLLTLCKRKSLNEVHEIALEKALQSPKGHLDLFLRFLLGLSLQTNQDLLRRLLKVTKEFSEDNHTIIRSIKKKIKENTDSPERSLNLFYCLNELKDDSLVEEIQQYVNSGSLSPDKLSPAHWSALVFILLSSEETLEVFDLKKYSASEEGLLRLLPVVKASNKVLLSNCNLSEDICEALASVLKSQSSQVKELDLSDNDLYDSGVKLLSAGLEDPHCTLQSLRLSGCMVTKEGCTSLASALESNPSHLRELDLSYNHPGDSGVKLLTAGRNNPQWELKNLNLEYSGAQRLKHGLKKYVCELTLDENTAHEHLKLSTDNCTKVTAVKEAQPRRDHPERFNYWLQVLCSNGLTGRCYWEVEWEGRVYVAVTYRGIRRKGEGADGCLGANDHSWLLLCDDDGYTFRHDDRATSIHLPSSPASNRLAVFLDFPAGTLSFYKLTSDALVLLHTCQSTFTEPLYPAFGFGFESGVDCFDSSVSICEVEDDMFSSRC